A genomic window from Chlorobium phaeobacteroides DSM 266 includes:
- a CDS encoding glycosyltransferase, giving the protein MCLLKDAIIHYSNKEYEKAKELFQIAGDRYGKNVVAANIYFCNKALNANHAVIADSFSKEKSYINSRLDPATILMLHQNGDIVLDDDQKNECILLYNKLTERKSEDADVKKIDPIPADWPTDLILSPIPESTNDFYWYLGRKARKNNKYSQIGLSVIVPTFNRSRILDITLACLVNQETEYPFEIVVADDGSKEAVIDIVKKYESIIDIKYIRQKDYGYQLCAVRNLGLRAAKYEFVAILDCDMAPNIKWVQSYMELLVENDDLALIGPRKYVDTNGLSASSFLDDKNLIELLPEVKTNNNVAGKDIESISVDWRLEHFNHTQNLRLCDTPFRYFSGGNVAFSRKWLNKAGWFDEEFTQWGGEDNEFGYRLYRQGCFFQAVAGGIAYHQEPPGKENETDRAAGKKVTVNLVHEKVPYFYRKYESDEKFKMYNVPLVSIYIPAYNCENYIVRCVESALNQTITDLEVCICNDGSTDNTLDVLYDAFGNNPRVHIIDKKNGGIGSASNTAVRMARGFYVGQLDSDDYLEPDAVELCLKEFLSDRSLVCVYTTNRNIKPDGSIIAKGYNWPHYSREKILTTMIIHHFRMFTIRSWNLTDGFDEQMSNAIDYDMFLKLSEVGKFKHINKICYNRLLHGENTSIKNLSIQKKNHFLAVNNSLKRQGINCYTYIPKEDGDGSRKYIYQHC; this is encoded by the coding sequence ATGTGCCTTCTTAAAGACGCTATAATACATTATAGTAATAAGGAGTATGAAAAAGCAAAAGAGCTTTTTCAAATAGCAGGTGACAGATATGGAAAAAATGTTGTTGCTGCAAATATATATTTTTGTAATAAAGCTCTGAATGCTAATCATGCTGTGATTGCGGACTCTTTTTCCAAAGAAAAGTCGTATATAAATAGTAGATTAGATCCTGCAACAATATTGATGCTGCATCAAAATGGCGATATAGTTCTTGATGATGATCAAAAAAATGAATGTATTTTATTATACAATAAATTAACTGAGAGGAAGTCAGAAGATGCTGACGTTAAAAAAATAGATCCTATACCAGCAGATTGGCCAACGGATCTTATATTATCGCCTATTCCCGAAAGTACGAATGATTTTTATTGGTATTTAGGTAGAAAAGCAAGAAAAAATAATAAATATTCACAAATTGGCCTGAGTGTAATTGTTCCTACCTTTAATAGGAGTAGAATTCTTGATATCACATTGGCTTGCTTAGTGAATCAGGAGACGGAATATCCGTTTGAAATAGTAGTTGCTGATGATGGAAGCAAGGAAGCTGTTATTGATATTGTAAAAAAATATGAGTCAATAATTGATATAAAATATATAAGACAAAAAGATTATGGTTATCAATTGTGTGCTGTTCGCAATTTAGGCTTGAGAGCAGCTAAGTATGAATTTGTTGCTATTTTGGATTGCGATATGGCTCCAAATATTAAATGGGTGCAATCATACATGGAATTGCTTGTTGAAAATGATGATCTTGCTCTTATTGGTCCGCGAAAATATGTTGATACTAATGGTTTATCAGCATCATCGTTTCTTGATGATAAAAACCTTATAGAGTTATTGCCGGAAGTGAAAACTAATAATAATGTTGCCGGAAAAGATATAGAAAGTATTTCAGTTGATTGGCGACTAGAGCATTTCAATCATACTCAAAATCTGAGATTATGTGATACTCCGTTCAGGTATTTTAGTGGCGGTAATGTTGCGTTTTCTCGAAAGTGGTTAAATAAAGCAGGTTGGTTTGATGAGGAGTTTACGCAATGGGGAGGGGAAGATAATGAGTTTGGCTACCGTCTTTATCGTCAAGGATGTTTTTTTCAGGCAGTTGCAGGCGGTATTGCTTATCATCAAGAACCACCAGGCAAGGAAAATGAAACCGACCGAGCTGCGGGGAAGAAAGTTACAGTAAATCTTGTGCATGAAAAAGTTCCCTACTTTTACAGGAAATATGAATCGGATGAAAAATTTAAAATGTATAATGTTCCTTTAGTTTCTATATATATTCCGGCTTATAATTGTGAAAATTATATTGTACGTTGTGTTGAGAGCGCATTGAATCAAACGATTACAGATCTTGAGGTATGTATTTGTAATGATGGATCTACTGACAATACTCTCGATGTTCTCTATGATGCTTTTGGAAATAATCCTCGTGTTCATATTATAGATAAAAAAAACGGAGGGATTGGAAGTGCCTCAAACACTGCTGTACGCATGGCTAGGGGGTTTTATGTTGGACAACTTGATTCAGATGACTATTTAGAACCGGATGCTGTTGAACTTTGTTTAAAAGAATTTTTAAGTGACAGAAGCCTTGTTTGCGTTTATACTACAAACAGAAATATTAAACCCGATGGTTCTATTATTGCTAAAGGATATAATTGGCCTCATTACTCGCGTGAAAAGATTTTAACCACGATGATAATTCATCATTTCAGAATGTTTACTATACGTTCATGGAATCTAACCGATGGTTTTGATGAGCAAATGAGCAATGCTATTGATTATGATATGTTCTTAAAGTTGAGTGAGGTTGGTAAATTCAAGCATATAAATAAAATATGTTATAATCGTCTTCTTCACGGCGAAAATACTTCTATTAAAAATCTTTCCATTCAAAAGAAAAATCATTTTTTAGCAGTTAATAATTCTCTAAAACGTCAAGGGATCAATTGTTATACATATATTCCAAAAGAAGATGGGGATGGTAGTAGGAAATATATTTATCAACACTGTTAA
- a CDS encoding FkbM family methyltransferase, which produces MEYDPFSVPLTTWLQFLRYFLPPSGILLIGAGTGSGSFVQMLRLMHQSNVILVEADDAQYLHLKRNLKPEETWQVHNVLVSPHAETSTFYKAGNPSESGLIEPELLQNLWPNLKTIQKCCNLPTVSVEELLRSAEQTINWLFLDCLPAAKLLEQAGSMLEQIDLLVLRVLIDEDVSSVNGETQADVQARLNAQGFRLVITEQERHPALAHVLYVRDPAFMRTSGNMLQQELALAENERVTLIENLVKLENDVTAALEAWCTFEAISTERQIIIEQQVAIIENINEIVNRHNDSIAALELEKNILEQEKNELVERQKILENDLLSAEQCINQQNCRIGDGEIIIETLTEKIDDQTVKIEALNKENVIQREMLKQSDVDRSIAQQECDRQKSLMAELVENNKALNIVINERDTLFQSCIAEIDLLKKQNESLDSTYKALRLACNEPDGSDPKKLVAATHDDNIDDMIEDVSQFLSGKKITFVDVGSYVGDVFLKMYRTDKIKVREAHLYEPNPDSYEIIKKNIAACNTPSLHVYNFAISDEPGRKLFCAAKSMTKVMPVLIDTDKATNYFNSESYALNDLAEGYTDRRIDFLKIDVEGYELEVLRSADKLLINQDINIIYIEVGFNRSTHQQTYFGDIDSFLQNYGYRVYRIYDQVNEWIQASPFLRRCNVLYMSSGFIGVKL; this is translated from the coding sequence ATGGAATATGATCCGTTTTCAGTACCGCTTACAACATGGTTGCAGTTTTTGCGATATTTCCTGCCTCCAAGCGGTATTCTGTTGATTGGTGCAGGTACAGGGAGCGGTAGTTTTGTACAGATGCTCAGATTAATGCATCAATCGAATGTTATTCTTGTCGAGGCAGACGATGCTCAATATCTTCATTTGAAGCGAAATCTGAAACCGGAAGAAACCTGGCAGGTGCATAATGTTTTAGTGAGCCCACATGCCGAAACATCGACTTTCTATAAAGCCGGCAATCCCTCAGAAAGCGGATTGATCGAACCGGAGCTGCTGCAAAATCTTTGGCCTAATCTCAAAACAATACAAAAGTGCTGCAACCTGCCAACAGTATCTGTTGAAGAGCTGCTTCGTAGTGCAGAACAAACAATCAACTGGCTTTTTCTGGACTGCCTTCCGGCCGCTAAGCTACTGGAACAAGCTGGAAGCATGCTTGAACAGATTGATCTGCTTGTATTGCGTGTTCTGATCGATGAGGATGTTTCTTCAGTAAATGGAGAAACTCAAGCCGATGTACAAGCAAGACTTAATGCACAAGGGTTTCGTCTTGTGATAACTGAACAGGAAAGACATCCGGCGCTGGCGCATGTACTGTATGTACGTGATCCGGCATTTATGCGTACGTCCGGTAACATGCTTCAACAGGAGCTTGCACTGGCGGAAAATGAAAGAGTTACATTGATCGAAAATCTTGTTAAACTTGAAAACGATGTTACTGCCGCATTAGAGGCTTGGTGTACATTCGAGGCGATTTCTACAGAACGACAGATCATTATTGAACAGCAAGTAGCTATTATCGAGAACATAAATGAAATAGTAAATCGGCATAATGATTCTATTGCAGCCCTGGAACTCGAAAAAAATATTCTTGAACAGGAAAAAAACGAATTAGTCGAACGCCAGAAAATACTTGAAAATGATTTATTGAGCGCAGAGCAATGTATAAATCAACAGAATTGCCGTATAGGTGATGGAGAGATCATTATTGAAACTCTTACTGAAAAAATTGACGATCAAACAGTAAAAATAGAGGCACTTAACAAGGAGAATGTTATACAGAGAGAAATGTTAAAACAGTCAGATGTTGATCGTTCAATTGCGCAACAAGAATGCGATCGACAGAAAAGCCTTATGGCTGAACTGGTAGAGAATAATAAGGCTCTGAATATAGTAATAAACGAAAGAGATACACTGTTTCAAAGTTGCATCGCTGAGATTGATCTTTTAAAAAAACAAAACGAAAGTCTTGACAGTACATATAAGGCTTTACGTCTTGCATGCAATGAGCCTGATGGTTCTGATCCGAAAAAGCTTGTTGCAGCAACACATGACGACAATATCGATGATATGATAGAAGATGTATCACAGTTTTTATCAGGGAAAAAAATTACCTTTGTTGATGTGGGTTCGTATGTTGGCGATGTTTTTTTAAAAATGTATCGAACAGACAAAATAAAGGTAAGGGAGGCTCATCTTTATGAGCCAAATCCTGATAGTTACGAAATAATTAAAAAAAATATTGCAGCTTGTAATACCCCGTCTTTGCATGTCTATAATTTTGCAATAAGCGATGAACCAGGCAGAAAATTGTTCTGTGCAGCTAAATCAATGACAAAGGTCATGCCGGTATTGATCGATACTGATAAAGCTACCAATTATTTTAATAGCGAAAGCTATGCACTGAATGATCTTGCTGAAGGATATACTGATAGGCGCATTGATTTTCTTAAAATAGATGTGGAGGGATATGAGCTTGAAGTGTTGAGAAGCGCTGATAAATTATTAATAAATCAGGATATAAATATTATTTATATCGAGGTTGGATTTAACAGGAGTACACATCAGCAGACGTATTTTGGTGATATTGATAGCTTTTTGCAGAACTATGGCTACCGTGTTTACAGGATATATGATCAGGTAAATGAGTGGATTCAAGCATCTCCTTTTTTGAGAAGATGCAATGTGCTTTATATGAGTTCAGGATTTATTGGAGTTAAATTGTAA